In Cynocephalus volans isolate mCynVol1 chromosome 3, mCynVol1.pri, whole genome shotgun sequence, one DNA window encodes the following:
- the LOC134373514 gene encoding LOW QUALITY PROTEIN: uncharacterized protein LOC134373514 (The sequence of the model RefSeq protein was modified relative to this genomic sequence to represent the inferred CDS: substituted 1 base at 1 genomic stop codon), giving the protein MGQGALTPLSLTLDHWKDVKARAHNLSMEIKKGKWQTFCSSEWPTFGVGWPPEGTFDLSVIFAVKKIVFQETGGHPDQVAYVVVWQDLAQNPPPWVPPSSKVAVVSGSENTQRPPTRKPSAPPQPPVLPTPDDLFSLSEPPPYPAAPLPPLAPQGNRSAPGRAPGDPSPEGPAAGTRSRQPRSPRDGSGPDSTVALPLRAIGPPAEPNGLVPLQYWPFSSADLYNWKSNHPSFSEKPAGLTGLLESLMFSHQPTWDDCQQLLQILFTTEERERILLEARKNVLGDNGAPTQLENLINEAFPLNRPQWDYNTAEGRERLLVYRRTLVAGLKGAARRPTNLAKVREVLQGPAEPPSVFLERLMEAYRRYTPFEPSSEGQQAAVTMAFIGQSAPDIKKRLQRLEGLQDLSLQDLVKEAEKVYHKRETEEERQEREKKETEERERRRDKRQEKNLTRILAAVVGERGSRDRQTGNLSNRAKKTPRDGRPPLDKDQCAYCKEKGHWARECPRKKNIREAKVLSLDDXGSRGSDPLPEPRVTLTVEGTPIEFLVDTGAEHSVLTQPMGKVGSRRTVVVGATGSKVYPWTTQRLLRVGHRQVTHSFLVIPECPAPLLGRDILTKLKAQIQFSTEGPQVTWGDHSTMCLVLNLEEEYRLYEKPASPSIDPSWLQLFPTVWAEKTGMGLANNVPPVVVELKSGASPVAVRQYPMTKEAREGIRPHIQRFLDLGVLVPCQSPWNTPLLPVKKPGTNDYRPVQDLREINKRVQDIHPTVPNPYSLLSSLPPSHTWYSVLDLKDAFFCLRLHPNSQPLFAFEWRDPEKGNTGQLTWTRLPQGFKNSPTLFDEALHRDLAPFRALNPQVILLQYVDDLLVAAPTYEGCKRGTQKLLQELSKLGYRVSAKKAQLCQKEVTYLGYLLKEGKRWLTPARKATVMKIPTPTTPRQVREFLGTAGFCRLWIPGFASLAAPLYPLTRENIPFTWTEEHQKAFDHIKKALLSAPALALPDLTKSFTLYVDERAGVARGVLTQTLGPWRRPVAYLSKKLDPVASGWPTCLKAVAAVALLLKDADKLTLGQNVTVIASHSLESIVRQPPNRWMTNARMTHYQSLLLNERISFAPPAVLNPATLLPVESESTPVHQCSEILAEEAGTRRDLKDQPLPGVPAWYTDGSSFIAEGKKKAGAAIVDGKRTVWASSLPEGTSAQKAELIALTQALRLAEGKNINIYTDSRYAFATAHIHGAIYKQRGLLTSAGKDIKNKQEILALLEAIHLPKQVAIIHCPGHQRGNNPVAAGNRRADEAAKQAALSVRVLAETIKLQEPIEPAQAKTRPGELTPDQGKEFIQRLHQLTHLGPEKLLQLASRTSLSIPNLRSTVQEVANRCPACAMTNAATTYRETGKRQRGDRPGVYWEVDFTEVKPGRYGNKYLLVFVDTFSGWVEAFPTKTETALTVCKKILEEILPRFGIPKVIGSDNGPAFVAQVSQGLATQLGINWKLHCAYRPQSSGQVERMNRTIKETLTKLALETGGKDWVALLPLALFRARNTPGQFGLTPYEILYGGPPPILELGETLGPDDNFLPVLFTHLKALEVVKTQIWDQIKETYQPGTIAVPHPFQVGDRVLVRRHRPSNLEPRWKGPYLVLLTTPTAVKVDGIAAWVHASHLKPAPPPAPNETWELERTDHPLKL; this is encoded by the coding sequence atggggcaaggtgcccttacgcctctctcccttactctagatcattggaaagatgtcaaagccagggctcacaatctgtccatggagatcaaaaaaggaaaatggcagactttctgttcgtctgagtggcccacattcggcgtaggttggccgccagagggaacctttgacctttctgtcatttttgcagttaaaaagattgtttttcaggagaccggaggacacccggaccaggttgcctatgtcgtggtatggcaagacctcgcccagaatccccctccctgggtgccaccctccagcaaagtcgctgttgtttcgggatcagaaaatactcaaaggccacctacaaggaagccttccgcccctccccaaccccccgtcctcccgacaccagatgacctattttctctctctgaacccccaccttacccggcggctccgctgccccctctggcccctcagggaaacagatcggcaccaggccgagcgcccggtgatcctagccctgagggaccggctgcggggactaggagccgccaacctcgcagtccgagagacggctccggtcctgactccaccgtagctttgcccctccgagccatagggcccccagctgagccaaatggcttggtccctttgcagtattggcctttttcctcagcagatctttacaattggaagtctaaccatccttctttttctgaaaaaccagcaggtctcacgggacttcttgagtcccttatgttctctcaccagcccacttgggacgattgccaacagctactccagatcctcttcaccactgaagagcgagaaaggattcttctggaggcccgcaagaacgttctcggggataacggggcccctacacaactcgagaacctcattaatgaggctttccccctcaatcgacctcaatgggattacaacacggccgaaggtagggagcgtcttctggtctaccgccggactctagtggcaggtctcaaaggggcagcccggcgccccaccaatttggccaaggtaagagaggtcttgcagggaccggcagaacccccttcggttttcttagaacgcctaatggaggcctatagaaggtacactccgtttgaaccctcttctgaggggcagcaggctgcggtcacaatggccttcatcggccagtcagccccagacattaaaaaaaggttacaaagactagaggggctccaagacctttccttacaagacttagtaaaggaggcagaaaaggtgtaccacaagagagaaacagaagaagaaagacaggaaagagaaaaaaaagagacagaagagagagagaggcggcgtgataaacgccaagaaaaaaatttaactaggattttggccgcagtggtaggtgaaagagggtctagagataggcagacagggaacctgagcaaccgggcaaagaaaacacctagggatggaagaccccctctagacaaagaccaatgcgcgtactgtaaagagaagggtcactgggcaagagaatgtccccggaaaaagaacatcagagaagccaaggttctatccctagatgactaggggagtcggggttcggaccccctccccgaacctagggtaacattgacagtggaggggacccccatcgagtttctggtcgataccggggctgaacattcggtgctgacccaacccatggggaaggtagggtccaggcggacagtcgtagtaggagcgaccggcagcaaagtctacccctggaccactcagagacttttaagggtcggacataggcaagtgacccattcctttttggtcatacctgagtgccctgctcctctgttgggccgggacatcctgaccaaactaaaggctcaaatccagttttccacagagggcccacaagtaacatggggagatcactctaccatgtgcctggtcctaaacctagaagaagaataccggctgtatgaaaagccggcctctccctccatcgacccatcctggctccaactttttcccaccgtatgggcagaaaagacaggtatgggactggccaataacgtcccaccagtagtagtagagctgaaatcaggtgcctcaccggtggccgtccgacagtatccaatgactaaagaagcccgggaaggcatcagaccccacatccaaaggttcttagacctaggggtcttagtgccctgccaatcgccctggaacacccctctgctaccagtaaaaaagccagggaccaatgactatcggccagtccaagacttgagagaaattaacaaaagggtgcaagacattcatcccacggtcccaaatccatacagcctcctgagttcccttccgcctagtcacacttggtactcagtcctggatctcaaggatgcctttttttgcctcagactacaccccaacagccagccactgttcgcgttcgagtggagagacccagaaaaaggtaacacaggtcagctgacctggacacggctgccacaggggttcaaaaattctcccactctcttcgatgaggccctccaccgagatttagctccttttagggctctcaacccacaggtcatattactccaatatgtggacgacctcctagtggcagctcccacatatgaaggctgcaaaagagggacacagaagctcttgcaggaactgagtaagttggggtaccgggtatcagctaaaaaggcccagttatgccagaaagaggtcacctatttggggtacctgctcaaggagggaaaaagatggctgaccccggcccggaaagctacagttatgaagatccctactcccacaacccccaggcaggtccgcgaatttctgggtactgccggattctgcaggctctggattcctgggtttgcttccctggctgcacccttgtaccccctgacaagggaaaacattccttttacctggactgaggagcatcaaaaggcttttgaccacataaaaaaagccttgctgtctgcccccgccttggctctcccagacctcaccaaatcatttactctgtacgtagatgaaagagccggtgtagcccgaggagtgcttactcagaccctaggaccatggcgacggccagtagcttatctatcaaaaaaactggatccagtggccagtgggtggccaacctgcctaaaagcggttgctgcagtggcactcctcctcaaagacgctgataagttaaccttggggcaaaatgtgactgtgattgcttcccacagcctcgaaagtatcgtgcggcagccccccaatcggtggatgaccaatgccagaatgactcattaccagagtttgctgctaaacgaaagaatatctttcgcgccccctgctgtcctgaacccagctaccctactaccagtcgagtcagaatccaccccagtacaccaatgctcagaaatccttgctgaagaagctgggactcgacgggacctgaaggaccagccattgcccggagtgcctgcctggtatacagacggtagcagcttcattgcggaaggtaagaagaaagcaggggccgccatcgtagatggcaaacggacggtatgggcaagcagcctgccagaagggacatcagcccagaaggccgagctaatcgccttgacgcaggcattacgcctagccgaaggaaaaaacatcaatatctacacggacagcaggtatgcttttgccactgctcacattcatggggcaatatataaacagaggggactgctcacttctgctggaaaagacattaaaaataaacaagaaattctggctctgctagaggccattcacctccctaagcaggtcgccattatccactgcccgggccaccagagaggaaataaccctgtggcggccgggaaccggagggccgacgaggctgcaaaacaagccgccctgtcggtcagggtgctagcagaaactataaagcttcaagagccaatcgagcctgctcaagctaagaccaggccaggagagctcactcctgaccagggaaaggaattcattcagcggttacaccagctaacacacttaggaccagaaaagctccttcaactggcaagccgcaccagcctctccatcccgaacctccggtccactgttcaagaagtcgccaatcggtgtccagcttgcgccatgactaatgcggctaccacctaccgagagaccggaaaaagacaacggggagatcgacccggcgtatactgggaagtagactttacagaggtaaagcctggccggtatgggaacaagtatctgctagtatttgtagatactttctctggatgggtagaagcttttcctaccaaaacggaaacggccctgactgtatgtaaaaagatactagaagaaatcctgccccgtttcgggatccctaaggtgatcgggtcagataatggcccagcctttgttgctcaggtaagccagggactggccacacaactggggataaattggaagttacattgtgcgtataggccccagagctcaggtcaagtagagagaatgaatagaaccatcaaagagaccttaactaaattggccttagagaccggtggaaaagactgggtggccctccttcccttagcgctgttcagagccaggaatacccctggccagttcggtctaactccctatgaaatcctctacgggggacccccccccatacttgagttgggagaaacactgggtcccgatgataattttctccctgtcttatttacccacttaaaggctctagaagttgtgaagacccagatttgggaccagatcaaagagacatatcagcccggtaccatagctgtcccccacccgttccaggtcggagaccgagtgctggtcagacgccatcgacccagcaaccttgagcctcggtggaaaggcccgtatctggtattgctgaccaccccgaccgcagtaaaagttgatggcatcgctgcctgggtccatgcttcccatctcaagcctgcaccacccccggcaccaaacgagacctgggagctggaaaggactgatcatcctcttaagctg